A single window of Candidatus Hydrogenedentota bacterium DNA harbors:
- the trpB gene encoding tryptophan synthase subunit beta, translated as MTEFAPSSTTQKHPWPDARGRYGEFGGKFVPETLMYALDELEQAYRTAQADPLFQAELADLRTHFVGRETPLYHAKRMTEHLGGAKIYFKREDLAHTGAHKINNALGQCLLAKRMGKKRIIAETGAGQHGVATATACALLGLECVVYMGSEDIERQKLNVFRMRLLGSTVVSVESGSKTLKDAINDALRDWVTNVGDTHYVLGTVHGPHPFPMICRDFQSVIGQEARRQILEAEGRLPNTLIACVGGGSNAIGLFFEFVGDESVKMIGVEAGGRAILPGEHAARFDGGQYGMLHGAISYVLQDDNGQIGSTHSVSAGLDYASVGPEHAYFFKSGRVQYTHASDEEALEGFKACARLEGIIPALESSHAIAHAMKAVPQMPKDEIVIINLSGRGDKDVTQAARLIFPDEEI; from the coding sequence ATGACCGAATTCGCGCCTTCATCCACAACGCAAAAACATCCCTGGCCTGACGCCCGCGGGCGCTACGGCGAGTTCGGCGGCAAGTTCGTCCCCGAGACGCTCATGTACGCTCTGGACGAGTTGGAGCAGGCCTACCGCACGGCCCAGGCCGACCCGCTGTTTCAAGCGGAACTGGCGGACCTGCGCACCCACTTCGTCGGCCGGGAAACGCCCCTTTACCACGCAAAGCGCATGACGGAGCACCTCGGCGGTGCGAAGATCTACTTCAAGCGCGAAGATCTGGCCCACACGGGCGCCCACAAAATTAATAATGCGCTCGGGCAGTGCCTCCTGGCGAAGCGCATGGGCAAGAAGCGCATCATCGCCGAGACCGGCGCGGGACAGCATGGTGTGGCCACGGCTACCGCCTGCGCGCTGCTCGGACTTGAATGTGTCGTCTATATGGGCTCGGAAGACATCGAGCGCCAGAAGTTGAATGTATTTCGCATGCGCCTCCTCGGCAGTACCGTCGTCTCCGTGGAATCGGGAAGCAAGACCCTCAAAGACGCCATCAACGACGCCCTCCGCGACTGGGTGACGAACGTGGGGGATACCCACTACGTTCTGGGTACGGTGCATGGTCCCCATCCCTTCCCCATGATTTGTCGCGACTTCCAGAGCGTGATCGGCCAGGAAGCGCGCCGCCAGATCCTCGAAGCCGAAGGTCGTCTGCCCAACACCCTCATCGCCTGTGTTGGCGGCGGCAGCAATGCCATCGGGCTCTTCTTCGAGTTCGTGGGGGATGAATCCGTCAAGATGATCGGCGTGGAAGCGGGAGGCCGGGCGATTCTTCCGGGCGAACACGCGGCTCGCTTCGACGGCGGCCAGTACGGCATGCTCCACGGCGCCATCAGCTATGTGCTCCAGGACGACAATGGGCAGATTGGCTCGACCCACAGCGTGTCCGCAGGTCTGGACTACGCCAGCGTAGGCCCCGAGCACGCCTACTTCTTCAAGAGCGGTCGGGTGCAATACACTCACGCCAGCGACGAGGAAGCCTTGGAAGGTTTCAAGGCCTGCGCGCGCCTCGAAGGCATCATTCCCGCCCTCGAAAGTTCCCACGCCATCGCCCACGCCATGAAGGCCGTTCCCCAGATGCCGAAGGACGAGATTGTCATCATCAACCTGTCCGGCCGCGGCGACAAAGACGTAACCCAGGCCGCCCGGCTCATTTTTCCGGACGAGGAGATCTAA
- a CDS encoding tryptophan synthase subunit alpha: protein MNRIDQRFQDLKAAGKTAFIPYITAGDPTLAQTEEIVYALEAAGADIIEFGVPFSDPIGDGPVNQEAALRALKHNVSLRDVLALIKKIREKSQVAILIFTYYNPVLAFGLKAFAQAAEDAGADGVLCVDLPPEEADEYKAALDAHGLRTVFLMSPTSTDERIKIIAKQSSGFIYYVSRLGVTGEQSALAADLDQAVANIQKHTDTPVAVGFGISTPEQAKKVAGMAQGVVVGSAIVRMIGQLGESPETAVKVGAFVKSLADATKG, encoded by the coding sequence GTGAACCGAATCGACCAACGTTTTCAAGATCTAAAAGCCGCCGGGAAGACGGCCTTCATCCCTTATATCACCGCCGGTGACCCGACCCTCGCCCAGACCGAAGAAATTGTCTATGCCCTGGAAGCGGCGGGCGCGGACATCATCGAATTCGGTGTGCCCTTCTCCGACCCCATCGGCGACGGCCCGGTCAATCAAGAAGCGGCTCTGCGTGCCTTGAAGCACAACGTTTCGCTTCGCGATGTTCTCGCCCTGATCAAGAAGATTCGCGAGAAGTCGCAGGTGGCGATCCTTATTTTCACCTATTACAACCCGGTACTCGCCTTCGGCCTTAAAGCCTTTGCCCAGGCCGCGGAAGACGCCGGGGCCGATGGTGTGCTCTGCGTGGATCTCCCCCCGGAAGAAGCGGATGAATACAAGGCCGCGCTCGATGCCCACGGACTCCGCACCGTTTTCCTCATGTCGCCCACCAGCACCGACGAGCGCATCAAAATCATTGCGAAGCAATCCAGCGGCTTTATCTATTACGTTTCCCGACTCGGCGTGACGGGCGAACAATCCGCCCTTGCCGCCGACCTCGACCAGGCCGTCGCCAACATCCAGAAGCACACCGATACCCCCGTGGCCGTCGGCTTTGGCATATCCACCCCCGAGCAGGCGAAGAAAGTTGCGGGCATGGCCCAGGGCGTGGTCGTCGGCAGCGCCATCGTTCGCATGATCGGACAGCTCGGCGAAAGCCCCGAGACGGCGGTCAAGGTGGGAGCCTTTGTGAAATCCCTGGCGGACGCGACGAAGGGCTGA
- a CDS encoding sigma-54-dependent Fis family transcriptional regulator, with translation MPGSVLVVDDEKMIRWSLRKRLELEGYSVVEAESGEVARRRFRDDSFEIALMDMRLPDTDGMALFQEFHDTHPETPVIIITAYSSLEGAVDAIKHGAAYYISKPFDLDELSLTVNRVHENSVMRRNVTTDLDQKRSQFGLDNIVGCSPQIMEVKSLVRKVAQGPSTTTLLLGESGTGKDLVARALHYESSRATHPFMNITCTALPETLLESELFGYEAGAFTNATSRKKGLIELANRGTVFLDEIGDMAPALQSKLLRILEEKSFKRIGGVTDIHVDMRLIAATNRNLERMVMDHTFREDLYYRLNVVPIHMPPLRERKGDITVLANYFLAMFSREFRKQLQGISADALAKLNAYPWPGNIRELRNVMERAILLNEGPWIEKGDIILGRANFNTPSESVGELVALPPEGCTLADAEESLLRQALTRCDWNQTRTGALLGITRDQVRYKIEKFGMKPPSN, from the coding sequence GTGCCTGGTTCTGTTTTGGTGGTCGACGATGAGAAAATGATCCGGTGGTCCTTGAGGAAGCGGCTCGAACTGGAGGGCTACTCCGTGGTGGAGGCCGAATCGGGGGAAGTGGCCCGGCGCCGGTTCCGTGACGACTCCTTTGAAATCGCCCTCATGGACATGCGACTCCCCGACACGGATGGCATGGCGCTCTTCCAGGAGTTCCACGATACCCATCCCGAGACCCCTGTCATTATCATCACCGCCTATTCCAGCCTCGAGGGGGCCGTGGACGCCATCAAGCACGGTGCGGCATACTACATCTCCAAGCCCTTCGATCTGGACGAATTGAGCCTGACCGTGAACCGGGTGCACGAGAACAGCGTGATGCGGCGCAATGTCACCACGGATCTGGATCAGAAGCGGTCTCAGTTTGGTCTCGACAACATCGTCGGCTGCAGTCCCCAGATCATGGAAGTGAAGTCCCTCGTCCGCAAGGTGGCCCAGGGCCCCAGCACCACCACGCTGCTGCTGGGCGAGAGCGGCACCGGGAAGGACCTCGTGGCCCGCGCCCTGCACTACGAATCCTCCCGCGCCACCCACCCGTTCATGAACATCACCTGCACCGCCCTGCCCGAGACCCTTCTCGAATCCGAACTTTTCGGTTACGAAGCCGGGGCCTTCACCAATGCCACGAGTCGCAAGAAGGGCCTGATCGAACTGGCCAACCGGGGCACGGTGTTTCTCGATGAAATCGGCGACATGGCCCCTGCGCTCCAGTCCAAGCTGCTCCGCATCCTCGAAGAAAAATCGTTCAAGCGCATCGGCGGCGTCACGGACATCCACGTGGACATGCGCCTTATCGCGGCGACCAACCGCAATCTGGAGCGAATGGTCATGGACCATACCTTCCGCGAGGACCTCTACTACCGGCTGAACGTCGTACCCATTCACATGCCCCCGCTTCGCGAGCGCAAAGGGGACATCACCGTACTTGCGAATTACTTCCTCGCCATGTTCAGCAGGGAGTTCCGCAAACAACTTCAGGGCATCTCGGCCGACGCGCTGGCCAAGCTCAACGCCTACCCGTGGCCCGGCAACATACGCGAGCTCCGCAACGTCATGGAGCGGGCCATCCTGCTCAACGAAGGCCCCTGGATCGAGAAAGGCGATATCATCCTCGGCCGCGCAAACTTCAATACCCCCTCGGAGAGTGTCGGCGAACTCGTCGCCCTGCCGCCCGAAGGCTGCACCCTGGCCGACGCCGAAGAAAGCCTCCTCCGCCAGGCCCTTACCCGCTGTGACTGGAACCAGACCCGCACCGGCGCGCTCCTCGGCATCACCCGGGATCAGGTCCGATACAAGATCGAAAAGTTCGGGATGAAACCGCCGAGCAACTGA
- a CDS encoding PAS domain S-box protein, with the protein MKLNQKIMLVLIAAITLYTAVGFALNRFLILPSFRQLEIDEARKDMRRCLAALESNFTQISSLCYDWSAWDDTYAFVETPNEAYIAANLYPSWFVDNDMSIMYFFRNDASIAWGQYFDLESGTPGPFPKFDDGTFPPDHPLLVHANRDSAVQGILRTSLGPMLVVSRPILPSEATAGEVSRGTLVMGRLLNNAIIGAIRAQAQVALNIIDLNEYPIPPEAESLVAGEIRVVEESPEILRVLSVTQDFHQRNILAFDATIPRRIMSRGKAAIQLNMLAAALAGCILLLLLLAAMKWTVSAPLLRLSAHVKGVGPGSAREPVPLAGRKDEIGDVAREFNHMLARLQAEEAELIATERALRLSQARTRTILDTAPDAIVLIDMSGKIESANQAASELFDAAGRPLLGSPVIDRIAPESHEEWLNTLQRAIQSGPGASANVEAEMLGLGRDGEIVPIHVIVATTELEGTPYYTCAIRDISTLKAMQEKVVRNQHLARIGEMGATVAHEIRNPLAGMKGALQIIAGGQLEPDEQRRALRDIQGLIDRISATVEQLLRYARPITPQPESVVLRSMVESLCAGTITPVPEGVAVTIECAEGLTVQADPRLLRQVLENIWANACQAVSPGGRITWSASSDMDAVTLRLTNDGPPVPEANLPRLFEPFFTTRVEGSGLGLAVSLRIVEAHDGKMYIENREQSGVTVVVRLPQGE; encoded by the coding sequence GTGAAGCTGAATCAGAAGATCATGCTGGTGCTGATTGCCGCCATCACGCTGTATACCGCCGTGGGATTCGCCTTAAATCGATTCCTCATCCTGCCGAGCTTTCGCCAGCTCGAAATCGACGAAGCGCGAAAGGACATGCGGCGCTGCCTCGCGGCGCTCGAGAGCAACTTCACCCAGATTTCTTCGCTCTGTTACGACTGGTCGGCCTGGGACGACACCTACGCGTTTGTCGAGACGCCGAACGAGGCGTACATCGCGGCCAACCTCTACCCCTCCTGGTTCGTCGACAACGACATGAGCATCATGTACTTCTTCCGCAACGACGCCTCCATCGCCTGGGGTCAGTATTTCGATCTGGAATCGGGGACACCAGGCCCCTTTCCAAAGTTTGACGACGGGACCTTCCCGCCGGATCACCCGCTCCTGGTCCATGCCAACCGCGATAGTGCCGTTCAGGGGATACTGCGCACATCCCTGGGGCCCATGCTGGTCGTATCCCGACCGATACTTCCGAGTGAAGCGACGGCGGGGGAAGTGTCTCGCGGCACGCTGGTAATGGGCCGCCTCCTGAACAACGCCATCATTGGCGCAATCCGGGCGCAGGCGCAGGTTGCCCTCAACATCATCGACCTGAATGAGTATCCCATCCCCCCGGAAGCGGAATCGCTGGTTGCGGGCGAGATTCGCGTGGTGGAGGAAAGCCCCGAGATCTTACGCGTGTTGAGCGTCACGCAGGACTTTCATCAGCGCAATATTCTAGCCTTCGATGCGACCATCCCCCGCAGGATCATGTCCCGCGGCAAGGCGGCGATCCAGTTGAACATGCTGGCGGCGGCCCTCGCGGGCTGCATCTTGTTGCTCCTTCTGCTGGCGGCCATGAAATGGACGGTGTCCGCGCCGCTTCTGCGCCTCAGCGCCCACGTAAAAGGCGTGGGGCCCGGCAGCGCCCGTGAGCCGGTGCCGCTGGCCGGGCGCAAGGATGAAATTGGGGACGTCGCCCGGGAGTTCAACCATATGCTGGCGCGCCTCCAGGCTGAAGAGGCGGAGCTCATCGCCACGGAGCGTGCCCTTCGTCTGAGCCAGGCGCGAACCCGCACCATTCTGGATACGGCGCCGGACGCGATCGTCCTCATCGATATGTCCGGCAAAATAGAATCCGCAAATCAGGCCGCGTCCGAATTGTTCGACGCGGCGGGCCGCCCCCTGCTTGGAAGCCCGGTCATAGACCGGATCGCGCCTGAAAGCCACGAAGAGTGGCTGAACACGCTCCAGCGGGCGATACAATCCGGGCCGGGGGCATCCGCGAATGTAGAGGCCGAAATGCTCGGGCTGGGGCGGGATGGGGAGATCGTGCCTATCCATGTGATCGTTGCCACGACGGAACTGGAGGGCACACCATACTACACCTGCGCCATACGCGATATATCCACGTTGAAGGCCATGCAGGAAAAGGTGGTCCGCAACCAGCACCTCGCCCGCATCGGGGAGATGGGCGCAACCGTGGCCCACGAAATCCGCAATCCCCTGGCGGGGATGAAGGGCGCGCTCCAGATTATTGCCGGAGGGCAATTGGAGCCGGACGAGCAGCGCAGAGCATTGCGGGATATCCAGGGCCTGATCGACCGAATTTCCGCGACGGTGGAGCAGTTGCTCCGCTATGCGAGGCCCATCACCCCGCAGCCGGAGTCCGTCGTGCTTCGCAGTATGGTAGAATCCCTCTGCGCGGGCACGATCACGCCCGTGCCGGAAGGCGTAGCGGTGACCATCGAGTGCGCCGAAGGGCTCACGGTCCAAGCCGACCCCCGCCTTCTCCGCCAGGTGCTGGAGAACATCTGGGCCAATGCGTGCCAGGCTGTTTCGCCCGGCGGGCGAATTACGTGGTCAGCCTCCTCGGACATGGACGCCGTCACGCTTCGATTGACCAACGACGGCCCCCCCGTACCCGAGGCCAATCTCCCGCGGCTCTTCGAACCTTTCTTCACGACACGCGTCGAGGGCTCCGGGCTGGGCCTGGCGGTCTCCCTGCGGATCGTTGAAGCCCATGATGGTAAAATGTATATAGAAAATAGAGAGCAGTCCGGCGTCACGGTCGTCGTGCGCCTGCCACAAGGAGAATAA
- a CDS encoding PEP-CTERM sorting domain-containing protein has product MKRIMRYLTLGILAAVLPGAAMALTVSEFNAAYGAFNFGVVGSGNSNAGDLAMLDFDLSLVTDGTTLTMTFENNSAIASVIAQIYLDDSGEALLGSPTIVSPMVNNVLKFTVGSGSPSDMPGGSGIGFSANTDLSVYANNPSPKNGIGQGESLILSYTLLTDLDTLSAAIQDGTLRFGMHVQSIGTAGESDAFVGTPNELPPPPLTPVPEPATMVLLGLGTGLLAVRKRFSC; this is encoded by the coding sequence ATGAAAAGAATAATGCGGTACTTGACCTTGGGAATTCTGGCCGCGGTGCTTCCGGGCGCCGCCATGGCCCTTACCGTGAGCGAATTCAATGCGGCCTACGGCGCTTTCAATTTTGGCGTTGTAGGATCGGGCAACTCGAATGCGGGCGATCTGGCCATGCTCGACTTTGACCTGTCCCTCGTCACCGATGGAACCACCCTGACGATGACTTTCGAGAATAACTCGGCCATCGCGTCGGTGATCGCCCAGATTTATCTGGACGACAGTGGCGAAGCGCTTCTGGGAAGCCCGACGATTGTCTCTCCGATGGTTAACAATGTGCTGAAATTCACGGTCGGCAGCGGGTCGCCGTCCGACATGCCCGGTGGATCGGGCATCGGCTTCTCCGCCAACACGGACCTCAGCGTCTACGCGAACAACCCGTCCCCGAAGAACGGCATCGGCCAGGGCGAGTCCCTGATTCTCAGCTACACCCTCCTCACCGATCTCGACACCCTCTCGGCGGCGATTCAGGACGGTACCCTTCGTTTCGGGATGCATGTCCAGTCCATAGGGACCGCTGGAGAATCGGACGCCTTCGTCGGCACGCCCAATGAGCTTCCTCCGCCGCCCCTGACGCCCGTCCCCGAGCCCGCCACGATGGTGCTGCTTGGTCTGGGCACGGGCCTGCTGGCGGTACGCAAACGCTTCTCCTGTTAA
- a CDS encoding type II secretion system protein — MTRHPDNNSGMTLIEIMFAMGILATTLSLLFGSLISISIVGRLNEEKAVANTALSSTLEELRGKPLKDLLLYEPQTPEWPGVERTVQLECFDEDGVAIAIPMDLDVDADSGALLEPLPDLPNPLEVKATLLWTNEKGHVFKTYVTTSVGR, encoded by the coding sequence ATGACACGACACCCAGACAATAATTCAGGTATGACCCTCATCGAGATCATGTTTGCCATGGGGATCCTGGCCACGACCCTCTCGCTCCTGTTTGGTTCGCTCATCAGCATCAGTATCGTCGGTCGCCTGAATGAGGAGAAAGCGGTGGCCAACACCGCCCTGAGCAGCACCCTTGAGGAGCTCCGGGGCAAGCCCTTGAAGGATCTGCTGTTGTATGAGCCTCAGACCCCCGAGTGGCCTGGTGTGGAGCGTACCGTACAGTTGGAGTGCTTCGACGAAGACGGCGTGGCGATCGCCATCCCCATGGATCTTGATGTGGACGCCGACTCCGGCGCGCTTCTGGAGCCCCTTCCCGATCTGCCCAATCCCCTGGAAGTAAAGGCCACCCTGCTTTGGACCAATGAAAAAGGTCATGTCTTCAAGACCTATGTTACGACCTCGGTGGGCCGCTGA